One part of the Mytilus trossulus isolate FHL-02 chromosome 11, PNRI_Mtr1.1.1.hap1, whole genome shotgun sequence genome encodes these proteins:
- the LOC134689823 gene encoding uncharacterized protein LOC134689823: MIWNTEKDTISFHKVNVTDIKEPNITKREILSQSSRIYDPMGLLSPVSVRAKILMQDLWKDKFEWDEPLPLTVQQQWMELARDLEFSTNTELTRQILTKSTDESTQLHVFVDASQRAYGSAVYITNRHQSTIVFAKSRVAPIKTLTLPQLELMAAVIGARIAAHVKSALSINKVTYWSDSQIVLHWLTTTKHLKKFLHNRITEIKCLTQDSEWKYCPTNDNPADLLTRGISASQLADAKLWFNGPEWINCSKSWPQWTPNTCILLTNIDQEEKGTNTIEGNNTHGIHCILDIMRYSTLTKILRVSSWIYRFIANCRKSRSQRIQSKFITCEELQDTTEKWIISAQSISFDKEIRTLKSQSNTPNTLIRQLRLYIDEKEIIRCRGRIHNAPISENSRFPCLLPNNYHFTELLISEVHKNLKHSGVLATVTEIRQNYWIPKIRQQVKKVLRKCVTCRKVTGKPYSAPDPPPLPKTRLMEAPPFTVTGVDFTGALYVKDNNGQGSKVFICLFTCASTRAVHLEVVTDLKERSFLQAFRRFTSRKSLPRVMISDNASTYMAASETLERLTKSETLNDALSVCGTTWKFIIKRAPWYGGWWERLIGLTKMCLRKVLGRSYITLEDLQTIVTEIEAVLNDRPLTYVSTDIEDQEPLTPSHLLYGRRITTTPYPRQDIDENTSFIDRSDISKRAELQTFVIDQFWSRWKSEYLTSLREYHTRTGDNDQTIKVGDVVQIHEDKYPRNKWTIGVVDSLITGNDGLTRAAEVRTKSGRFSRPIVKLYPLEICDNIHPKETRETQQPGTSNIQRRLPFREAAVCAKKNIHEWTKK, from the coding sequence ATGATATGGAACACTGAAAAGGATacaatttcttttcataaagTTAATGTAACAGATATAAAGGAACCAAACATTACAAAACGTGAAATACTGAGTCAATCATCTCGAATCTACGATCCTATGGGATTACTTTCGCCAGTGTCCGTTAGGGCCAAAATCTTAATGCAAGACCTCTGGAAAGACAAATTTGAGTGGGATGAACCACTACCGTTAACCGTACAACAACAGTGGATGGAATTAGCTAGAGACTTAGAATTTTCAACAAACACAGAGTTAACGAGACAGATTTTAACTAAGAGTACAGATGAATCAACACAGTTACATGTTTTCGTTGATGCCAGCCAGAGAGCCTACGGATCAGCTGTTTATATTACAAATCGACATCAGTCAACAATAGTATTTGCTAAGAGCCGTGTTGCACCTATAAAGACTTTGACATTACCACAATTAGAACTAATGGCCGCTGTGATAGGAGCTAGAATTGCAGCACACGTAAAATCAGCTCTATCAATAAACAAAGTCACGTATTGGTCGGACAGTCAAATAGTTTTACACTGGTTAACAACGactaaacatttgaaaaaattcCTTCATAACAGAATTAcagaaattaaatgtttaacacaGGATTCAGAGTGGAAATATTGTCCAACGAATGACAACCCTGCAGACCTATTGACAAGAGGGATCAGCGCTTCACAACTAGCAGATGCTAAACTGTGGTTTAATGGACCGGAATGGATCAATTGTTCAAAATCTTGGCCGCAGTGGACACCTAATACATGCATTCTTTTAACGAATATAGATCAAGAGGAGAAAGGTACAAATACAATTGAAGGGAATAATACACATGGCATTCATTGCATACTGGATATTATGAGATACAGTACATTAACAAAGATACTACGTGTTAGTTCGTGGATTTACCGATTCATAGCGAATTGCCGCAAATCACGCTCACAGAGAATACAGAGCAAATTTATCACATGCGAGGAACTACAAGATACAACAGAAAAATGGATAATAAGTGCTCAGagtatttcatttgataaagaaatcAGGACTTTGAAGTCGCAATCGAACACACCCAATACTTTAATTCGACAATTACGACTATATATAGATGAGAAAGAAATTATTCGTTGCCGCGGGAGAATTCATAATGCTCCAATTAGTGAAAATTCAAGATTTCCGTGTTTATTACCAAATAATTATCATTTCACTGAATTGCTTATATCGGAAGTtcataagaatttaaaacattcaGGAGTATTAGCCACAGTCACCGAGATTCGCCAAAATTATTGGATACCTAAAATACGTCAACAAGTGAAAAAAGTTCTTCGTAAATGCGTTACTTGTCGTAAAGTAACCGGAAAACCGTACAGTGCGCCAGATCCTCCACCTCTACCAAAGACAAGACTAATGGAAGCACCACCGTTTACCGTCACAGGTGTTGATTTTACTGGAGCGTTATATGTTAAAGACAATAACGGACAAGGGAGCAAAGTATTCATATGCTTATTTACATGTGCGTCAACCCGCGCAGTGCATTTAGAGGTCGTCACAGATCTTAAAGAAAGATCTTTTTTACAAGCGTTCAGAAGATTTACAAGCCGCAAGTCTTTGCCGAGAGTGATGATATCTGACAATGCGTCAACATACATGGCCGCATCCGAGACTTTAGAGAGACTAACCAAATCTGAAACCTTAAATGATGCGTTATCCGTCTGTGGAACGACTTGGAAATTCATAATAAAACGAGCTCCCTGGTATGGTGGTTGGTGGGAGCGTTTAATAGGACTAACAAAAATGTGCTTACGAAAAGTTCTTGGAAGATCGTACATTACATTGGAGGATTTACAAACAATAGTCACCGAAATTGAAGCCGTGTTGAACGATCGGCCTTTAACGTATGTATCCACCGACATAGAGGATCAGGAACCTTTGACACCATCGCACCTGCTTTATGGGAGAAGGATTACAACTACACCGTATCCACGACAAGACATCGACGAAAATACAAGTTTCATAGACAGAAGCGACATTTCTAAGCGTGCTGAACTACAAACTTTCGTAATTGACCAATTTTGGTCGCGATGGAAATCAGAATATCTTACGTCGCTACGTGAATACCACACCCGAACAGGAGATAACGACCAGACAATTAAAGTGGGAGATGTTGTTCAAATCCATGAAGACAAGTATCCAAGAAACAAATGGACAATTGGAGTCGTTGATTCTTTAATAACTGGAAATGATGGACTTACAAGAGCAGCCGAAGTGAGAACAAAATCCGGACGGTTTTCTCGACCGATCGTCAAATTATATCCCTTAGAGATATGTGACAATATTCACCCAAAGGAAACACGTGAAACTCAACAACCGGGAACTAGTAACATACAAAGACGATTACCGTTTCGTGAAGCCGCCGTGTGTGCCAAAAAAAACATCCACGAATGGACCAAGAAATAA